The following proteins come from a genomic window of Phnomibacter ginsenosidimutans:
- a CDS encoding YybH family protein codes for MKRIFLLLMIGLLAAANGFAQQTADEKAILALMQEQEAAWNRGDIKAFMQGYWKNDSLTFTGSSGLTYGWQNTYEGYLKRYDSPAKMGQLKFTIIQLKPLGKKYYSVIGKWYLTRSAGNVGGHFSLVLKKFKEGWRIIADHSS; via the coding sequence ATGAAACGCATATTCCTGCTCCTGATGATTGGTTTGCTGGCAGCAGCCAATGGCTTTGCACAGCAAACCGCCGATGAAAAAGCCATATTAGCATTGATGCAAGAGCAGGAAGCCGCATGGAACCGTGGTGATATCAAAGCGTTTATGCAGGGATATTGGAAAAACGATTCACTGACATTCACAGGTTCCTCGGGCCTTACCTATGGCTGGCAAAACACCTACGAAGGCTACCTCAAACGGTACGATTCGCCAGCTAAAATGGGGCAATTGAAATTTACCATCATTCAGCTAAAGCCCTTGGGCAAAAAGTACTATAGCGTTATTGGCAAATGGTACCTCACCCGCTCTGCCGGCAATGTAGGCGGGCATTTTTCACTGGTGCTCAAGAAGTTTAAAGAAGGCTGGCGTATCATAGCCGACCATAGCAGTTAG
- the mnmD gene encoding tRNA (5-methylaminomethyl-2-thiouridine)(34)-methyltransferase MnmD, producing MGRIHCNWHRPKLRTTSRYGAIQESEHVYIGAGMQPFVGKTEPVRIFEMGFGTGLNAFLAYLEAREAKVKIEYEAVEAFPLEKEEYKHLNFAQVMGKRELCESFQMLHQTPWQRTIRIGSWFSLVKHKTSLQEFQTSKQFHVIFFDAFAPSAQPELWTAEVFTKMYDLLYPGGLLTTYCSKGEVRRTLESVGFIVEKLPGPYGKREMVRAHKLQEE from the coding sequence ATGGGTCGCATACATTGCAACTGGCATCGTCCGAAGTTACGTACCACAAGCCGGTACGGAGCTATTCAGGAGAGTGAGCATGTTTATATCGGCGCAGGGATGCAGCCTTTTGTAGGCAAAACAGAACCTGTCCGCATTTTTGAAATGGGCTTTGGCACAGGGCTCAATGCCTTTCTGGCTTACCTCGAAGCCAGAGAAGCCAAGGTGAAAATTGAATACGAAGCTGTAGAAGCATTTCCGCTGGAAAAGGAAGAATACAAGCACTTGAATTTTGCACAGGTAATGGGCAAAAGAGAATTGTGCGAATCATTTCAGATGCTCCACCAAACGCCCTGGCAACGTACTATCCGCATTGGCAGCTGGTTTAGCTTGGTAAAACACAAAACATCTTTGCAGGAGTTTCAAACCAGCAAACAATTTCATGTCATTTTCTTCGATGCCTTTGCACCTTCTGCCCAGCCTGAACTATGGACGGCCGAGGTGTTTACCAAAATGTATGACCTGCTTTATCCCGGCGGATTGCTGACAACTTATTGCAGCAAAGGCGAAGTAAGACGTACCTTAGAATCGGTTGGCTTTATTGTTGAAAAACTACCCGGACCTTACGGCAAACGAGAAATGGTGCGGGCCCACAAACTTCAAGAAGAATGA
- a CDS encoding DNA-3-methyladenine glycosylase family protein codes for MEYVQVLKNDPVLFNVLEGQVFSLKKKRNIGLQLMLSIMSQQLSTKVATVFKQRFLALFPTQKVPVMTDVLAISYEQLRSIGLSHAKATYVYAVAAFFETHQLTDRQLHALSNDELKALLTQIKGVGPWTVEMLLMFSMARTNVFPVDDLGIRQAMLQLYGIRSKDLRRQKARMQAIAAQWHPYQTYACLHLWHWKDNAPKL; via the coding sequence ATGGAATATGTACAAGTGTTGAAAAATGATCCGGTACTTTTCAATGTGCTTGAGGGTCAGGTTTTTTCACTTAAGAAAAAAAGAAATATAGGATTGCAGCTGATGCTGTCCATCATGAGCCAGCAACTTAGTACCAAAGTGGCGACTGTATTTAAACAGCGTTTTTTAGCCTTGTTCCCCACGCAAAAAGTACCTGTTATGACAGATGTGCTGGCCATCTCTTACGAGCAATTGCGCAGCATAGGATTGAGTCATGCCAAGGCAACTTATGTGTATGCTGTGGCAGCTTTTTTTGAAACCCATCAATTAACCGATCGCCAGTTGCATGCATTGAGCAATGACGAATTGAAAGCTTTGCTAACACAAATAAAAGGCGTGGGTCCATGGACGGTAGAAATGCTGCTGATGTTTAGTATGGCCCGCACCAATGTGTTTCCTGTAGATGATTTGGGCATACGGCAAGCCATGCTGCAGCTGTACGGTATTCGCAGCAAAGACCTGCGCCGGCAAAAGGCCCGCATGCAAGCTATTGCTGCCCAATGGCATCCGTATCAAACCTATGCCTGCCTGCATTTGTGGCACTGGAAAGACAATGCGCCCAAACTTTAA
- a CDS encoding aminotransferase class I/II-fold pyridoxal phosphate-dependent enzyme, whose translation MADIFERLLKNYGPLGQHRERAHGYFAFPKLEGEIASRMKFRGQEMIVWSLNNYLGLANHPEIRKVDAEAAAEFGLAYPMGARMMSGNSNHHERLEAELAAFEHKEDAILLNFGYQGIMSAIDTLCGRHDVIVYDAESHACIIDGLRLHPGHRYVFKHNDIEDCEKQLQRATQLIEKQKSGGILVITEGVFGMAGDQGKLKEIVALKGKYDFRLLVDDAHGFGTLGETGAGAGEAQGCQDGIDLYFSTFAKSMASIGAFIAGPKAIIDYIRYNIRSQIFAKSLPMPIVLGNLKRLHMLQTMPELKNKLWENATKLQEGLKARGFDIGKTDSVVTPVYMKGGIEEATAMVMDLRENYKIFCSIVVYPVIPKGHIIYRLIPSAAHTDEDIQLTLKAFTETKEKLDAGAYKAEAIPDMAEKA comes from the coding sequence ATGGCCGACATTTTTGAAAGACTGTTGAAGAACTACGGACCTCTTGGTCAGCACCGTGAACGTGCTCACGGATATTTTGCCTTCCCCAAACTGGAAGGAGAAATAGCGTCACGCATGAAGTTTCGCGGACAAGAAATGATTGTATGGAGCCTCAATAACTACCTGGGCTTGGCCAACCACCCCGAAATACGCAAGGTAGATGCCGAAGCCGCTGCCGAATTTGGTTTGGCTTACCCCATGGGTGCCCGTATGATGAGTGGTAACAGTAACCATCATGAACGTTTGGAAGCCGAACTGGCTGCCTTTGAACATAAAGAAGATGCCATTTTGTTGAACTTCGGTTATCAGGGCATCATGAGTGCCATTGATACCTTGTGTGGCCGTCATGATGTGATTGTGTACGATGCAGAAAGCCATGCTTGTATCATTGATGGTTTGCGTTTGCACCCCGGTCACCGCTACGTATTTAAGCACAACGATATCGAAGATTGCGAGAAGCAATTGCAACGTGCCACGCAGCTGATTGAAAAGCAAAAAAGTGGCGGCATTCTGGTAATTACCGAAGGGGTGTTTGGCATGGCCGGCGACCAAGGTAAACTGAAAGAAATTGTGGCCCTCAAAGGCAAATATGATTTCCGCCTGCTGGTAGATGATGCGCATGGTTTTGGTACCCTCGGCGAAACAGGTGCCGGCGCTGGTGAAGCACAAGGCTGTCAGGATGGTATCGATTTGTACTTCAGCACATTTGCCAAATCAATGGCCAGCATCGGTGCATTTATTGCCGGTCCCAAAGCCATTATCGATTATATCCGCTACAACATTCGCAGTCAGATTTTTGCAAAGAGCTTGCCCATGCCCATTGTATTGGGCAACCTGAAGCGCCTGCACATGTTGCAAACCATGCCCGAACTGAAAAACAAGTTGTGGGAAAATGCGACCAAACTGCAGGAAGGTTTGAAAGCCCGTGGTTTCGACATCGGCAAAACCGATTCGGTAGTAACGCCGGTGTACATGAAGGGCGGTATTGAAGAAGCTACCGCTATGGTGATGGACCTGCGGGAGAACTACAAAATTTTCTGCTCTATTGTGGTGTATCCTGTTATTCCTAAAGGGCACATCATTTACCGCCTTATACCTAGTGCCGCTCATACCGATGAGGATATTCAACTGACGTTGAAAGCCTTCACCGAAACCAAAGAAAAATTGGATGCCGGTGCTTATAAGGCAGAAGCCATTCCGGATATGGCGGAGAAAGCATAA
- a CDS encoding thioredoxin family protein — MRKVSIWWLCSIISLLPVLSAFAPAGKKGVQWQPIAQLAAQLPPDGKPVLVDVYTDWCTYCKLMDATTWQHDSVVQYIQANYVPVKLNAERKDSVRWDGEVFRYQSKFKVHQLAVKLLRGNMVYPSTVIIPAKGEWQVIPGAIKPKDLELVLKYYGSRANEQMDFVSYQRQFSGKWK, encoded by the coding sequence ATGCGAAAGGTTTCCATTTGGTGGTTGTGCAGTATCATTTCTCTTTTACCAGTGCTGTCGGCATTTGCGCCGGCAGGTAAAAAAGGCGTGCAATGGCAACCTATTGCACAGCTGGCAGCGCAGCTACCGCCAGATGGCAAACCGGTGCTGGTAGATGTATACACCGATTGGTGCACCTACTGCAAACTGATGGATGCTACCACCTGGCAACACGACTCAGTAGTGCAATACATTCAGGCCAATTATGTGCCCGTTAAACTCAATGCCGAACGCAAGGATAGTGTGCGTTGGGATGGCGAAGTGTTTCGCTATCAATCCAAGTTTAAAGTGCATCAGCTGGCGGTGAAATTATTGCGGGGCAATATGGTGTATCCTTCTACTGTTATCATTCCTGCAAAAGGTGAATGGCAGGTGATACCCGGTGCTATTAAGCCCAAAGACCTGGAGCTGGTGCTGAAATACTACGGCAGCCGGGCCAATGAGCAAATGGATTTTGTGAGCTATCAGCGGCAGTTTAGTGGCAAATGGAAGTGA
- a CDS encoding UbiX family flavin prenyltransferase, which produces MHKIVVAITGASGSIYAKLLLDKLVQLRQQIDALAVVMSPNAADVARQELGNDVLEKYPVQYFDRNDFNAPFASGSGRYNTMLVVPCSMGTLGRIAQGVSNDLVTRAADVVLKERRKLILAVRETPYNLIHIKNMETVTLAGGIICPCTPSFYSRPQTVEEVAATVTDRLIDLIGLEQNTYRWGEK; this is translated from the coding sequence ATGCATAAAATTGTTGTTGCTATTACGGGAGCCAGTGGTTCCATTTACGCCAAATTGTTGTTGGATAAACTGGTGCAGTTGCGTCAGCAAATTGATGCTCTGGCTGTGGTGATGTCGCCCAATGCAGCCGATGTGGCCCGCCAGGAACTGGGCAACGATGTATTGGAAAAATATCCGGTGCAATATTTCGACCGCAACGATTTTAATGCGCCCTTTGCCAGTGGCAGTGGCCGCTATAATACCATGCTGGTAGTGCCTTGCAGCATGGGTACGCTGGGCCGCATAGCACAAGGGGTGAGCAACGATTTAGTGACCCGTGCCGCCGATGTGGTATTGAAAGAACGCCGCAAACTCATCCTCGCTGTAAGAGAAACACCTTACAACCTCATCCATATCAAGAACATGGAAACCGTAACGCTGGCGGGTGGCATCATTTGCCCTTGTACGCCTTCATTTTATAGCCGCCCACAAACCGTAGAAGAAGTAGCTGCCACTGTAACCGACCGCCTGATTGATTTGATTGGTTTGGAGCAAAATACTTATCGCTGGGGGGAGAAATAG
- a CDS encoding LolA family protein — translation MKHILFAIALLLALPAISQNDPAAKALLDKVSKKFKGLTTVQGNYSLTVTTRAGKPAGKKSGQIFVKGAKYKITEQSMQILCDGKKVWKYEPAANEVSVSAVDNSSGAITPQKLFTNFYDKDFLYKLNGPVTVNGKKVQEIEMTPTDKRKSFYKVYVYIDEAQSMIVSSKIYENSGNIYNYSISNLKTNAALADNLFAFDKAKYPGVEVIEQ, via the coding sequence ATGAAGCATATTTTATTTGCGATTGCCCTACTCTTAGCCCTACCCGCTATCAGTCAGAACGACCCCGCCGCCAAGGCACTCCTCGATAAAGTGAGTAAAAAATTTAAAGGCCTCACCACGGTGCAAGGCAATTACAGCCTTACGGTAACCACCCGTGCTGGCAAGCCTGCAGGCAAAAAATCGGGACAGATTTTTGTAAAAGGTGCCAAGTATAAAATCACAGAACAAAGCATGCAGATTTTGTGCGACGGCAAAAAAGTATGGAAGTACGAACCAGCTGCCAATGAGGTAAGCGTAAGTGCCGTGGACAACAGCAGCGGTGCCATCACGCCACAAAAGCTTTTCACCAACTTTTACGATAAAGACTTTTTGTACAAGCTCAACGGACCTGTAACTGTGAATGGCAAGAAAGTGCAGGAAATAGAAATGACACCTACCGATAAACGCAAGTCGTTTTACAAAGTGTATGTGTACATAGACGAAGCGCAGAGCATGATTGTGAGCAGCAAGATTTATGAAAATAGCGGCAACATTTACAACTACAGCATCAGCAACCTGAAAACAAATGCTGCCCTGGCAGATAACCTGTTTGCATTCGACAAAGCCAAGTACCCCGGTGTAGAAGTGATAGAACAATAA